Proteins encoded within one genomic window of Anastrepha ludens isolate Willacy chromosome 4, idAnaLude1.1, whole genome shotgun sequence:
- the LOC128862541 gene encoding uncharacterized protein LOC128862541, which translates to MHERRVEKIKGGHYVATHSQPIGYQPYTHSNRAYSTDGEESHNATSGPAIGGYTVAQEYPYSSARKMNLYQNHQRPADESSVIYNQKWSNGSPQTRALSALSYDQGGDVSSEIYVTSAAYREPSEISRYSHRPQSRGASHSVYSVASTAKTGQSTHSTTKRGVKIDAMSAPNPFCPNIKGVCCLMLLLNLGLILVTLGFVIVVQFYEPLYVWILGIIFLIFGFLTLIGCMIYCVHVCRDAKTPSQVRNENLYWTRHWQNNIGYVPTKEISYKGNKYDGYSDHYSISKVSGKYSDRGSNHY; encoded by the exons ATGCACGAAAGGCGCGTTGAAAA aaTTAAAGGTGGACACTATGTTGCTACACACAGTCAACCCATAGGATATCAACCGTATACGCATTCCAATCGTGCTTACTCTACTGATGGGGAGGAATCACATAATGCCACATCTGGCCCCGCAATCGGGGGATATACAGTAGCACAAGAGTATCCATACAGTTCTGCGCGCAAAATGAATTTATATCAAAACCATCAAAGGCCAGCTGATGAAAGTAGTGTAATTTATAATCAAAAATGGTCAAATGGTTCACCGCAAACACGTGCTTTATCAGCGCTAAGTTATGATCAAGGCGGAGATGTGAGTAGTGAAATCTATGTGACCAGTGCTGCTTACAGGGAACCTTCGGAGATAAG tcGCTATAGCCATCGGCCACAGTCACGCGGGGCTTCACATAGCGTTTACTCTGTGGCAAGCACAGCAAAAACTGGACAGAGTACTCATTCGACAACGAAACGTGGAGTAAAAATCGATGCGATGTCAGCTCCAAACCCATTCTGCCCTAATATAAAAGGAGTTTGCTGCCTTATGCTGCTTCTTAATCTAGGCCTAATTCTTGTAACATTAGGCTTTGTGATTGTTGTACAATTTTATGAACCTCTATATGTGTG GATACTTGGCatcatatttttgatatttggatTTCTTACTCTCATTGGGTGCATGATATACTGCGTGCATGTTTGCAGAGATGCCAAAACACCTTCTCAAGTGCGCAACGAAAATCTTTACTGGACACGGCATTGGCAAAATAACATTGGCTATGTACCTACCAAAGAAATTTCTtataaaggaaataaatatgACGGTTATTCGGACCACTATTCAATAAGTAAAGTTAGCGGAAAGTATTCAGACCGTGGCAGTAATCATTATTAG